A genomic stretch from Leptodactylus fuscus isolate aLepFus1 chromosome 10, aLepFus1.hap2, whole genome shotgun sequence includes:
- the LOC142219109 gene encoding alpha-2-macroglobulin-like: MSSLSGFTGLILVIFYGFCDANLRYAVIFPSEVYSKQSELLCLHLEGMLEETSVQLVLERATSNVTIFENNLQDGTYIDCIPFQVPEPDGNEEVATIRATIHHAGNSMYKKSKLLLKRKRTGTFIQTDKAVYKPGQTVKFRVVSLNENFQPRKMKIPAVELQDPEKNLIGQWLNVSLRQGIAELSLPLSSEPPLGQYSIKVKDNVHTFSVEEYVLPKFEVTLHMPKVIVITDERFTLKVCGRYTYGKPVKGDYTIQVCRKHFFSTPDTCVDISGKLDISGCSTLEVPCETFQLDKLLMQKKLLATAAIKEEGTGTELSTASETHISSVLTKVHMVGSDTKYRPGIPFRIQIRVTDANDAIIPGIPVYLTYIMRSNTTKETLMTGPDGKAFYSIDNTNDWMGEVSFTATVSKTGYQPPTVPNTVVPSHSTGYLNLAHYKAQSISHIKIHSLDNVLPCDGQQEIKVDYIIRKEEVKEGVSHLTLRYLVISRFSIKHSGQLEIPLRSKDKDEPGTAVLKLPLTPDIAPSFTILGYILLPNGGAAADSVQFNMEKCFRNKVSVGFVPGEVLPGSAVSIQVGAAPGSLCGLRVVDKSVVLMKPEKELTADKVYDLFPIPSSDKYNSRVVDEDKCKPRRLYTRHYSYYGYPSRNEVDVCTYFEDLSLKIITSAMIKHPREPYRRKIIRIGYGGAGLIIFEDDDEEEILQTSEVLNMIPSTEKKSAIRHYFPETWIWKLEAVGDSGIAVLHDKAPDTITDWHGGAFCMGPSGFGFAPSAAFRVFQPFFVDITLPYSVIRGETFTLKATVFNYLEQCIKVRTTLRPSVELEERPCDDCQYSSCLCVDGSKTFYWNLKASKLGEVNITVTTEAVDTEDLCDNEVPVVPRQGSIDTVVKPLLVQPGGVLEEKSYSALLCSKGEGDSKVEEISLKIPENILEDSERAHITVIGDLMGTAMQNLDRLLAMPYGCGEQNMVLFAPNIFILQYLEKTRQLNSEIKDKATKFLESGYQRELTYKRDDGSYSAFGKRDQNGNTWLTAFVVKSFSKARPYIFIDEKHLQHSFSWLKENQQANGCFRSVGRLFNNAMKGGITDEISLSAYVTIALLESGVSKEDPLVRDAVSCLGKAAGNITNVYSQALMVYAFTLCGETKLREDLMDKLEAQVVRGNRQRHWERASKPQSEDSYWHRAPSAEVEMTSYVLLALLYCSTPDLVKAAEIVNWLSKQQNPYGGFSSTQDTVVALQALAKYAEATYSDKGDVTVTVTSKTDFMKQFHVDNNNRLLLQSTSLPAIPGEYTVTSSGSGCVYVQTVLRYNVPPPRREETFKIKVEAQSSDCIEDPVTKLEVKITAQYTGSREKSNMVVIDVKMLSGYIPIKSTVRKLEKDKLIKRSDIQTDLVTLYLEELGRKSVNLSFLVEQDIKVKDLKPAVVKIYDYYETDEHAVAEYNSPCSG, translated from the exons GCGCTATGCTGTCATCTTCCCATCAGAGGTCTACTCAAAACAATCTGAACTTCTCTGTCTACACTTGGAGGGCATGTTGGAAGAAACCAGTGTCCAGCTAGTTTTAGAAAGGGCAACCAGTAACGTAACCATCTTCGAAAACAACCTCCAGGACGGCACTTACATCGACTGTATTCCTTTCCAG GTCCCTGAACCAGATGGTAATGAAGAAGTCGCCACAATCCGCGCTACAATTCACCATGCCGGAAATTCAATGTACAAAAAAAGTAAACTTCTTCTAAAAAGAAAGCGAACGGGAACTTTTATCCAAACAGACAAAGCCGTCTACAAACCCGGCCAGACTG TGAAATTTCGGGTTGTCTCACTCAATGAGAATTTCCAGCCTAGAAAGATGAAG ATTCCAGCCGTAGAGTTACAG GATCCAGAGAAGAATCTAATCGGCCAGTGGCTGAATGTGAGTCTCCGTCAGGGAATTGCTGAGCTTTCTCTCCCTCTTTCCTCTGAGCCTCCATTAGGTCAATATTCAATCAAGGTGAAAGACAATGTCCATACCTTCAGCGTGGAAGAATATG TTCTGCCAAAATTCGAGGTCACTCTACATATGCCCAAAGTTATTGTGATCACCGATGAGCGATTCACATTAAAAGTGTGTGGCAG GTATACCTATGGGAAACCAGTTAAGGGAGATTATACCATCCAAGTATGCAGAAAGCATTTTTTCAGCACACCTGATACATGTGTAGATATCAGCGGAAAG TTGGATATCTCAGGATGTTCGACCCTGGAAGTTCCTTGTGAGACCTTTCAACTAGACAAATTACTAATGCAGAAGAAATTGCTTGCGACAGCGGCCATCAAGGAAGAGGGGACAG GAACCGAGTTATCAACGGCAAGTGAAACTCATATCTCCAGCGTTCTCACTAAAGTCCATATGGTTGGCTCTGATACTAAGTACAGACCTGGAATCCCATTTCGAATTCAG ATTAGAGTAACAGATGCCAATGACGCCATCATACCAGGAATACCAGTCTACCTCACCTACATAATGAGATCTAATACAACAAAGGAAACCCTGATGACAGGACCCGATGGAAAAGCTTTCTACAGCATAGACAATACCAATGACTGGATGGGCGAAGTTTCTTTCACA GCAACAGTAAGCAAAACTGGCTACCAACCTCCTACTGTACCTAACACTGTTGTCCCCAGCCATTCGACGGGGTACCTGAATTTAGCACATTATAAAGCTCAAAGTATCAGCCATATTAAGATACATTCTCTGGATAACGTCCTGCCATGTGATGGTCAGCAAGAGATCAAGGTGGATTATATCATCAGGAaggaggaagtaaaggaaggagtCAGCCATCTTACCTTACGTTATCTG GTCATTTCTAGATTTTCTATAAAACACTCTGGGCAGTTGGAAATACCATTGAGAAGTAAAGATAAAG ATGAACCTGGCACTGCGGTACTGAAGCTCCCTCTGACTCCCGACATTGCTCCATCTTTTACAATCCTTGGCTACATTTTGCTTCCTAATGGAGGCGCTGCAGCAGATTCTGTTCAGTTCAATATGGAGAAGTGTTTTCGGAATAAA GTGTCTGTCGGATTCGTCCCAGGTGAAGTTCTTCCAGGATCAGCCGTGTCTATCCAGGTTGGGGCGGCTCCTGGGTCTCTCTGTGGTCTGCGGGTGGTGGATAAGAGCGTGGTACTGATGAAACCAGAGAAGGAGCTGACGGCTGACAAG GTTTATGACCTTTTCCCGATTCCCAGTAGTGACAAATACAACAGTCGCGTGGTGGATGAAGATAAATGTAAACCAAGAAGACTTTACACTCGCCATTACAGTTATTATGGTTATCCCTCTAGAAATGAAGTCGATGTGTGCACCTACTTTGAG GACTTGAGCCTAAAAATAATTACAAGTGCTATGATAAAACATCCCAGAGAACCCTACAGAAGAAAAATAATTCGTATCGGATATGGTGGTGCAG GTCTTATTATATTtgaggatgatgatgaagaagagaTTCTTCAGACCAGTGAGGTATTAAACATGATTCCAAGTACAGAGAAGAAGTCAGCGATAAGACATTACTTCCCTGAAACATGGATATGGAAGCTGGAAGCCGTGGG GGATTCTGGGATTGCCGTTCTCCATGATAAGGCTCCTGACACCATCACAGACTGGCACGGGGGAGCTTTCTGTATGGGCCCCAGTGGTTTCGGATTTGCCCCTTCTGCTGCGTTTCGTGTTTTCCAGCCTTTCTTTGTGGACATCACTTTGCCATATTCTGTGATCAGAGGAGAAACTTTCACTCTTAAagccacagtttttaactacttggaACAATGTATAAAG GTCAGGACGACACTTCGCCCATCTGTAGAGTTGGAGGAGAGACCATGTGATGACTGTCAGTATAGCAGCTGCCTCTGTGTAGACGGGAGCAAAACTTTCTACTGGAACCTGAAAGCCTCCAAACTAG GAGAGGTGAACATTACTGTGACCACAGAAGCTGTGGATACAGAAGACTTATGTGACAATGAGGTGCCTGTTGTCCCCAGGCAGGGGAGCATCGATACAGTGGTGAAGCCTCTGCTTGTCCAG CCAGGAGGAGTCCTGGAGGAGAAATCGTACAGCGCTCTACTGTGCAGCAAAGGGGAAG GTGATTCCAAAGTGGAAGAGATCTCACTGAAGATTCCCGAAAACATTCTGGAGGATTCTGAAAGAGCCCATATTACAGTGATTG GAGATCTGATGGGCACAGCAATGCAAAATTTGGATCGTCTCCTGGCCATGCCATATGGatgtggagaacagaacatggtcCTATTTGCCCCTAATATTTTTATcctacagtatctggagaagacTCGTCAGCTGAATAGTGAGATTAAAGACAAAGCCACCAAGTTCCTGGAGAGCG GATATCAGAGAGAACTGACTTATAAACGTGATGATGGATCATACAGCGCATTTGGGAAAAGAGACCAAAATGGAAACACCTG GTTGACTGCCTTTGTAGTGAAATCCTTCAGTAAGGCTCGGCCGTACATCTTCATAGATGAAAAACACCTTCAGCATTCCTTCTCCTGGCTGAAGGAAAACCAACAAGCCAATGGCTGTTTTCGGAGTGTGGGACGACTATTTAATAACGCTATGAAG GGTGGAATAACAGATGAAATCTCTCTCTCCGCATATGTTACCATAGCTCTGCTGGAGTCTGGAGTATCTAAGGAG GATCCTCTGGTCAGAGATGCCGTGTCCTGCCTGGGGAAGGCAGCCGGGAATATCActaatgtatacagccaggcactGATGGTATACGCCTTCACTTTATGTGGAGAAACCAAGCTCAGGGAGGATTTGATGGACAAACTTGAGGCACAAGTTGTGAGAGGAA ATAGACAGCGGCACTGGGAACGAGCGTCCAAACCCCAATCTGAAGACTCCTACTGGCACCGTGCCCCGTCAGCAGAGGTGGAGATGACCTCCTATGTGCTCCTGGCTCTCCTTTATTGTTCAACCCCAGACTTGGTCAAAGCTGCAGAAATTGTGAACTGGTTGAGCAAACAGCAGAATCCATATGGAGGATTCTCATCTACGCAG GACACGGTGGTGGCTCTTCAGGCTTTGGCCAAGTATGCAGAGGCCACATATAGCGATAAAGGAGATGTGACTGTGACGGTGACATCCAAGACAGACTTTATGAAGCAGTTCCATGTAGATAACAATAACCGGCTACTTCTACAGAGTACATCACTACCGGCTATACCTGGAGAGTATACGGTGACATCTTCTGGAAGCGGTTGTGTCTATGTACAA ACagtcctgagatacaatgtccCTCCACCTAGGCGAGAGGAGACCTTTAAGATTAAAGTGGAGGCTCAATCGAGTGACTGTATAGAAGATCCAGTGACAAAGCTGGAGGTCAAAATCACTGCTCA ATATACAGGCTCTCGGGAAAAATCCAATATGGTTGTTATAGACGTGAAGATGCTGTCTGGATACATCCCAATAAAGAGCACAGTGAGAAAA TTGGAGAAGGATAAATTGATAAAGCGAAGCGACATCCAGACTGATCTGGTGACCCTGTATCTGGAGGAG CTCGGACGAAAGTCTGTCAATCTTTCATTCCTTGTTGAACAAGATATTAAAGTCAAGGACCTAAAACCAGCCGTAGTGAAAATTTACGACTACTATGAGACTG ATGAACACGCAGTTGCAGAATACAATTCACCTTGCAGCGGATAG